One Eremothecium cymbalariae DBVPG#7215 chromosome 2, complete sequence DNA window includes the following coding sequences:
- the DDC1 gene encoding Ddc1p (similar to Ashbya gossypii AFL075W): protein MSFKALISSSNKQFIWSRVIQTLSSINESIRFTITSDELILWSMNSTDTTMCEIRLEAEFFDEYSFEPGLIVFGEEGVQNFKDLRGVEHKMYSFQINGRHLSILSRKPDNDNIKEFMLVIDNTTICPEAVANRLQIRIYTEALMTKEFNPGFQPIKYDPVVIDLKYKKKFLDVYAASAETQTSDTLDPRLIDYFGTVRKQLDQAKFNQGIVDIVRPKELLPADEINFISMDGLIWKNFIDTCNNITEEIRLDLNENKMIITAFTRGVYNLKTQDVLKQAVSISNSVNANDLEHYCLFTTSQEQHKYGRDGPTKRTVFKLKDFKNFFNANQAWKDHSVVNCWFCLPGDPIVFEMDRTGVKLSLIQITDNNANYEPSVKDTVIHPIMRSPKKTHSPLKAANPWKKTVQPIEKTSFEPPVLKTADSIKKLFVQESQLSDQPFNLSQNNPTNGSNPMRHNYDNHNVHIDINDLPCPNDGLDGNVEHRNDRSGTVIAWGATEVREPSPVTDQKTMLQKEKLKYLANLKRRKLENGKFEPGEQDEAQSNEAHGAGWIWSYSTISTRGLFG, encoded by the coding sequence ATGTCTTTCAAAGCTTTAATATCCTCTTCGAACAAGCAATTCATATGGTCTAGAGTTATTCAGACTTTATCATCCATCAATGAGAGCATAAGGTTTACGATCACTTCAGATGAATTAATATTGTGGTCTATGAACTCTACGGATACTACTATGTGTGAAATAAGGTTAGAAGCagaattttttgatgaatatagCTTTGAACCTGGTTTAATTGTATTTGGAGAGGAGGGAGTTCAAAATTTTAAGGATCTAAGAGGTGTTGAACATAAAATGTATTCGTTTCAGATCAATGGTCGCCACCTTTCCATTCTATCGCGTAAACCCGATAATGACaatattaaagaattcaTGCTGGTAATTGACAATACTACAATATGCCCTGAAGCCGTTGCAAATAGGCTGCAAATACGAATTTATACGGAGGCATTAATGACAAAGGAATTTAACCCAGGTTTCCAACCAATCAAATATGATCCCGTAGTAATCGAtctaaaatataaaaagaagtttttggaTGTATATGCTGCTAGCGCCGAGACGCAGACTTCTGATACCCTTGATCCACGGTTAATAGATTACTTTGGAACAGTTAGGAAGCAGCTGGACCAGGCCAAATTTAACCAAGGAATTGTAGATATAGTAAGACCTAAGGAGCTTCTGCCGGCGGATGAAATTAATTTCATTAGTATGGATGGATTGATATGGAAGAACTTTATTGATACATGTAATAACATAACTGAAGAGATCAGGTTAGATttaaatgaaaacaaaatgatAATTACGGCATTCACAAGGGGTGTTTACAACTTAAAAACGCAGGATGTATTAAAACAAGCTGTCAGTATAAGCAATTCCGTGAACGCAAACGATCTGGAACACTATTGTCTATTCACAACTTCACAGGAACAACATAAATATGGGAGAGATGGTCCTACCAAGCGTACTGTGTTTAAACTgaaagatttcaaaaactttttcaatGCGAATCAGGCATGGAAAGACCATTCTGTGGTAAattgttggttttgtttgCCTGGGGACCCCATAGTTTTTGAGATGGATAGAACTGGAGTCAAGCTATCTTTGATTCAAATTACCGATAATAATGCAAACTACGAACCTAGTGTTAAGGATACTGTAATACATCCAATAATGAGATCTCCCAAGAAAACCCACAGCCCGCTGAAGGCTGCAAATCCATGGAAGAAGACGGTACAACCTATTGAAAAGACTTCTTTTGAACCCcctgttttaaaaaccGCAGACAgcattaaaaaattgtttgTTCAGGAGAGTCAACTATCTGACCAACCTTTTAACTTAAGTCAGAACAATCCAACCAACGGAAGCAACCCAATGAGGCATAACTACGACAATCACAATGTCcatattgatattaatgACCTGCCATGTCCTAATGACGGACTGGACGGCAATGTAGAACACAGAAATGATAGGTCTGGTACCGTAATTGCTTGGGGTGCTACCGAGGTAAGAGAACCTAGTCCTGTTACAGACCAAAAAACAATGCTACAGAAAGAAAAGCTAAAATATTTGGCCAACttaaagagaagaaaaCTAGAAAACGGCAAATTCGAGCCAGGAGAACAGGATGAAGCCCAAAGCAACGAAGCTCATGGAGCGGGATGGATTTGGTCCTactcaacaatatcaacaaGAGGCTTGTTTGGCTAA
- the MPC1 gene encoding pyruvate transporter MPC1 (similar to Ashbya gossypii AFL074C) yields the protein MSQPAQRAVVQSLISKYINKETLKYVFTTHFWGPVSNFGIPIAAIADLKKDPELISGSMTMALIVYSGVFMRYAMAVTPKNYLLFGCHIINETAQLGQGFRWLQHNHFGGREKAAEAALKVNANKSA from the coding sequence ATGTCTCAGCCGGCGCAGAGGGCAGTTGTTCAATCTTTGATCTCAAAATACATTAACAAGGAGACATTGAAGTATGTCTTCACAACACACTTCTGGGGTCCGGTTTCTAACTTTGGTATCCCAATCGCAGCTATTGCagatttgaagaaagatcCAGAATTGATCTCTGGTTCTATGACTATGGCTTTGATTGTATACTCTGGTGTTTTTATGAGATATGCAATGGCAGTGACCCCAAAAAACTATTTGTTGTTTGGTTGTCacattattaatgaaactGCCCAACTTGGACAAGGGTTCAGGTGGTTGCAGCACAATCATTTCGGTGGAAGGGAGAAGGCTGCTGAGGCTGCTTTAAAGGTGAATGCCAATAAATCTGCATGA
- the RSA1 gene encoding Rsa1p (similar to Ashbya gossypii AFL073W) produces MSHSPYSYGDASKKSLNLPKPTFTGTLDGQPTKRYKTGNHSHHEPPPYTQQPLPYGLSYGGYISTSNYGCLPQVHEYGGQWPQYHQGQQYYTSYYQVPQQPLPYIQTCNNPSVPFSGYNESMGANFDGAVGQPTRQQDFRINTERNQQHNPTSLIPSVVENLHEKSEFESELEDVEEGESKDLESFSDSSDEAKSGETVANKSNTTAITIPGTSIQLGTAEEIEKWRQERRKMWLLKISNNKEKHKKVLGIRDEEIKEGPLVQAKKEKKFIQSIQSQISRSNCRPNLAIGLVQRSMIDENAKLLAFIKELGDANYFNYVLTENEKESLFGRPNRNNHSRADGATNKRSNYQRSFNPYRAPTRTPKN; encoded by the coding sequence ATGAGTCACAGTCCTTACAGTTATGGTGATGCTTCGAAGAAGAGTTTAAACCTCCCAAAGCCTACATTTACAGGGACATTGGACGGGCAACCGACTAAACGTTATAAAACGGGCAATCATAGTCACCACGAACCTCCTCCGTACACGCAGCAGCCATTGCCATATGGGCTGTCTTACGGTGGATACATTTCTACCTCTAATTATGGTTGCCTGCCTCAGGTTCATGAGTATGGAGGCCAATGGCCGCAGTACCACCAAGGGCAGCAATACTATACGTCATATTATCAGGTACCGCAACAACCATTACCGTATATACAGACGTGCAACAACCCCTCTGTCCCTTTCAGTGGTTATAATGAAAGCATGGGGGCGAATTTTGATGGAGCAGTTGGGCAGCCAACTCGTCAACaagattttagaattaATACGGAACGGAATCAGCAGCATAACCCTACAAGTTTGATACCGAGCGTTGTAGAAAATTTGCATGAGAAATCGGAGTTTGAATCTGAGTTagaagatgttgaagaaggtgaATCTAAAGATTTAGAAAGCTTTTCAGATTCGAGCGATGAGGCTAAATCTGGAGAAACTGTCGCTAATAAATCCAACACTACAGCTATTACAATTCCTGGAACTTCAATCCAACTAGGAACTGCtgaagagattgaaaagTGGAGGCAGGAACGACGAAAGATGTGGCTCTTGAAGAtctccaacaacaaagaaaagCATAAGAAGGTATTGGGTATaagagatgaagaaatcaaagAGGGCCCCTTGGTTCAAGcaaaaaaggagaagaaattCATCCAAAGCATTCAGTCTCAAATTTCTAGATCCAATTGCAGGCCAAATTTGGCTATTGGTCTAGTTCAAAGGAGCATGATAGATGAAAATGCTAAATTGTTAGCGTTTATAAAAGAACTTGGAGATGCCAACTATTTCAATTACGTTTTGACTGAGAATGAGAAGGAATCGTTATTCGGAAGGCCTAATAGAAATAACCACTCCAGAGCAGATGGCGCCACTAATAAGAGGTCAAATTACCAAAGATCTTTTAATCCATACAGAGCACCAACCAGGACCCCAAAAAATTAG
- the PRM3 gene encoding pheromone-regulated protein PRM3 (similar to Ashbya gossypii AFL072CA), whose protein sequence is MYLMMEEDIGATNQMDERKADQKSNTVVDPESTLVTDFTEPSAQATKSNKAKNLTVHRNGLKDTFEIIPYIAEPRRFKKRSRSRSEKSSRERRGKIKRRKLAPPQNDRLLHGIVLGSFIGAALTEFVLEKLR, encoded by the coding sequence ATGTATTTAATgatggaagaagatattggaGCTACAAATCAAATGGATGAGAGAAAGGCTGATCAAAAATCGAACACTGTCGTAGATCCAGAGTCTACCTTGGTGACTGATTTTACAGAGCCTTCAGCACAAGCTACAAAGTCCAATAAAGCTAAAAACCTAACGGTGCACAGAAACGGCCTAAAAGATACTTTTGAGATTATTCCATATATTGCAGAGCCCAGAAGATTtaagaaaagaagcagaTCTAGAAGCGAAAAGAGTTCTCGAGAGAGACGCGGCAAAATCAAGAGGAGGAAATTGGCACCGCCTCAAAACGATAGGCTATTGCATGGAATAGTCCTCGGATCCTTCATTGGTGCAGCTCTGACTGAATTTGTTTTAGAAAAGTTAAGGTAA
- a CDS encoding uncharacterized protein (similar to Ashbya gossypii AFL072C) translates to MNFSKINETRRIQFNIDLGLGQVIGRASDKDSERIAKKWNLFFHEKSLSKHHAMLYVKRFRSELAEGEDKGDNLYDNIRIYVEDLGSTHGIVDLQSYGQGVSKVIDLKNGERFGMVYMQKPITCLQSRGARLKFQVNVSPLHGSIWELVLKDVTYDDSPCVTKGNAVEVAEKSPTPYPVESCSDWNCSEDWYDDDMCDMVDNSESTEYAPYCDGSSLSKSNYVDLLLDEGDNSDDEHERNGEELGHEHEHEHEHEVGEAKDGNKSDTCDSTGRGLDQTVQIMNEYLDYGDIRSVERDGSETVDLLLGNHENPEAYIRSDVTPVLQNGSTKLWSRRSIFFGSVLGFVVGFIVGAANLE, encoded by the coding sequence ATGAATTTCTCGAAGATTAATGAAACAAGACGAATTCAGTTTAATATCGATTTAGGACTTGGGCAGGTAATTGGAAGGGCTAGTGATAAAGATTCGGAGAGAATTGCAAAGAAGTGGAATTTGTTCTTTCATGAGAAAAGTCTCAGTAAGCATCATGCGATGTTGTATGTGAAAAGGTTTAGGTCGGAATTAGCGGAGGGGGAGGATAAGGGGGATAATTTGTACGACAATATTAGAATCTATGTGGAGGATTTGGGTAGTACCCATGGGATTGTTGATTTACAGAGTTATGGACAAGGAGTAAGTAAAGTTattgatttgaagaatggaGAACGGTTTGGGATGGTCTATATGCAGAAGCCTATAACATGCTTGCAGAGTCGCGGGGCTCGGTTAAAGTTCCAGGTAAACGTAAGCCCCTTGCATGGGTCAATTTGGGAATTAGTTTTAAAAGATGTGACGTACGATGACTCGCCATGTGTGACAAAGGGAAATGCAGTGGAAGTGGCGGAAAAGTCGCCTACTCCGTACCCGGTGGAGTCGTGTTCGGATTGGAACTGCAGTGAGGACTGGTATGATGATGACATGTGTGATATGGTGGATAACTCCGAGAGCACTGAATATGCTCCATATTGTGATGGAAGTTCTCTATCCAAGTCAAACTATGTTGATCTACTACTTGATGAGGGTGACAACAGCGATGATGAACATGAAAGAAATGGAGAGGAACTTGGGCATGAGCATGAACATGAACATGAGCATGAAGTTGGCGAAGCTAAAGATGGCAATAAATCTGATACATGTGATAGTACTGGTCGTGGTTTAGACCAAACGGTGCAAATTATGAATGAATACCTGGATTATGGTGATATTCGTTCGGTTGAAAGAGATGGCTCAGAAACTGTAGATCTACTTCTGGGTAACCATGAAAATCCTGAAGCATATATTCGTTCCGATGTTACCCCTGTACTTCAGAATGGTTCTACAAAACTCTGGAGTAGAAGGTCTATATTTTTTGGTAGTGTCTTAGGGTTTGTTGTTGGGTTTATCGTAGGCGCGGCCAATTTGGAGTAA
- a CDS encoding MINDY family deubiquitinase (similar to Ashbya gossypii AFL071C), protein MSLEFETKQVAINGRDLRILLQNENGPCALIALSNVLLICPNNSKHSEELKKLVEQPVIKLQDLVTALADIAVQNTGESYKDTDQLLRLLPQLHTGLSVNPAFDGSFTDGAEMSLFRLFQVSLVHGWLLGPENFPQDYEKLSRYSYEDAQKLIVQSHDIQQGIMSPTVHQHSILKDAQNLRSFFARSATQLTTYGLQHLKQIIMEGSYAVLFRNDHFATICKQNGELFTLVTDLGYKYRSDIVWQSLSFVNGSGDTFHTGEFIPTRLDLSSVPAAASYAETAPANPFADPSESQTGPSLPSDSAFLTDEELARHLQQEEDNQYARAIQRSYNSSAADSRSPSHRNCRPSQNSAARKQKTKSVKCV, encoded by the coding sequence ATGAGTCTAGAGTTTGAGACAAAGCAGGTTGCCATTAACGGTCGTGACTTGCGTATTCTCTtgcaaaatgaaaatggaCCTTGTGCATTGATAGCCTTGTCAAATGTGCTCCTCATATGTCCCAATAACTCTAAACATAGTGAAGAGCTCAAGAAGTTGGTAGAGCAACCAGTGATCAAATTGCAGGACCTGGTTACTGCGTTGGCGGATATTGCTGTTCAGAACACTGGTGAGTCCTACAAGGACACTGATCAGCTGCTGCGGTTGCTACCGCAATTACATACAGGTTTGTCGGTTAACCCAGCCTTCGATGGTTCTTTTACTGATGGTGCGGAAATGTCGCTTTTTAGGCTGTTCCAGGTTAGTCTTGTACATGGATGGCTATTAGGTCCAGAAAACTTTCCGCAGGATTATGAGAAACTCTCTCGCTATTCTTATGAGGACGCTCAGAAGCTGATCGTACAATCCCATGATATTCAACAAGGTATTATGTCGCCAACCGTACACCAGCACAGCATACTCAAAGACGCTCAGAATCTTCGATCTTTCTTTGCGAGAAGTGCAACTCAATTGACGACCTACGGCCTCCAACACCTTAAGCAAATTATTATGGAGGGCTCATATGCTGTGCTCTTCAGAAATGATCACTTCGCTACCATTTGCAAACAGAATGGCGAGCTCTTCACCCTCGTCACAGACCTAGGCTACAAGTATCGCTCCGACATAGTTTGGCAATCTTTATCCTTTGTAAACGGCTCAGGAGATACTTTCCACACCGGTGAATTCATCCCCACTCGCTTAGACCTTTCGTCCGTACCTGCTGCCGCCAGCTATGCAGAAACCGCCCCAGCTAACCCCTTTGCAGATCCATCCGAGTCGCAGACTGGTCCATCACTACCTTCAGACTCTGCTTTCCTAACAGATGAGGAACTAGCTAGACACCTGCAACAGGAAGAAGACAATCAATACGCTAGAGCCATCCAAAGATCATACAACTCGTCGGCTGCCGACAGCAGGAGTCCATCTCATCGCAACTGTCGGCCATCTCAAAACTCTGCTGCTCGcaaacagaaaacaaaaagcGTAAAATGTGTATAA